A region of the Legionella sp. PATHC035 genome:
ATAAAAAAGAGATGCTTCTCGAAAAAATAAACCAAAGACTTCCAGAGTTAGAAAAAATCGATACTCATATGTTTGATTTGATTTGTGACAAGTTGCAAGCAGGAGCTATGGAAGAAGACACCTGTTTGAATTTAAAAGCAAAGAATCAAGCCCTAAGAAAAATTTATGATACGATAATCGATTTCTTTGAAATCATGAAACAAGAAGTGTATTAATCGAAGCGTTCAAAAGAAGCGGAAACTCTGATTATGGGAGCTCCGCTTATCGCGATCTTAGGATCTGAGTAGGACAATTAATTACTGAGAAATTGATTCAGGGTGCGCGTTAATCGATTAACTAATTCCTCTATTTCTGCTTCGTTAATGATTAATGGGGGTAAAAGTCGTACCACCGTATCAGCAGTAACGTTAAATAATATGCCATTGGCAAGTCCCAGTAAACGAGCGTCAATCGCGGGTCGGTCCAGTTCGATGCCTATCATGTAGCCTTTACCGCGAATCCCTTTCACACTGGGATTTTCCCCAAGATTTTTGATTAATTGTTCCATTAACAGGGCGCTGTTTTTGGCGACCTTATCACAAATTTTATCGCGCTCTATAACTTCCAATACGGTTAACGCGGTAGCACAAGCCAGAGGATTGCCACCAAAAGTCGAGCCATGATTACCTGGTTTAAATAAGTCTTTTGCTCGTTTACTCATCAGACATGCACCGATAGGGACACCGTTACCTAGACCTTTGGCAGTAGTGAGGACATCAGGTTGAATGTCGTAGTGCATGTAGGTAAAAAGCTTTCCTGTACGGCCATTTCCAGTTTGGATTTCATCCAAAATAAGCATCCAGTCGTGTTGATCACAGAGCTTGGCGAGGGCGCGAAGGTAGCTCTCTTCCGCAGCATAAATTCCACCTTCACCTTGAATCGGTTCAAGCATCACCGCAACCACATCCTCTCTATTTGCGGCAATCGTGTGAATGGCATCCAAATCATTAAAAGGCGCGCGAATAAACCCAGGCACTAAGGGCTCAAAACCTGCTTGCACCTTACGGCTCCCAGAAGCAGTTAAAGTGGCCATGGTGCGACCATGAAACGCTCTTTCCATAACAATAATTGAAGGGGTTTCTATGCCTTTTTTATGACCAAAAAGGCGAGTCAATTTAATCGCTGCCTCATTTGCTTCGGCACCGGAGTTAGCAAAAAAAGCTTGCTCCATTCCCGTCATGGTTGTCAGCTTTTCAGCGAGTAATTCTTGTTGTTTGATATGAAACGTATTGGAGGTATGAATGAGTTTAGCTGCTTGTTGCTGTATGGTTTTTGTCACATCAGGATGGGCGTGTCCTAACCCACAAACTGCTATCCCGCTTAAGGCATCAAGATAACTCTTTCCATGTTCGTCATACAACCAAACGCCTTCTCCATGGGTAAAAGTGATTGGCATGGGATTGTAACTTGTAATTAGAGCCATAATATTTTCCTTAAAACTGAAGGATGTCCACTACTCAAAAATGATCTCTCCCATTTAAGAGAGAGATAGTGAGGGTGCCATTATAGCCACAACTTTCTTTGCTTGGGTATAGGTAAAGACCCCCTCAGTAAAAAAGAACGAACTTATTTTAGATTGCCGGCTACAAAATCCCAATTGACTAAAGCCCAGAACGCAGAAACGTAGTCCGGACGCACATTACGATAGTCAATATAATAAGCATGCTCCCAGACATCGCAAGTCAATAATGCGGTTAAACCTTCAGTCATCGGAGTGCCTGCATTACTGGTGCTGATTATTTTTAAAGCGCCCGTATTATCTTGAACAAGCCAGGCCCAGCCAGAACCAAAAGTTGTGATTGCGGTTTGAGTGAATTGCTCTTTAAATTTACTGAAGGATTCAAAATGTTTATTGATCGCTTCAGCTAACTTTCCTTTGGGCTCACCACCACCATTGGGGCTCAGGCAATGCCAATAAAAGGTGTGATTCCAAACTTGTGCGGCATTATTAAATATTCCGCCTTTTGATTTTTTGATGATCTCTTCCAGGTCCATGGATTCAAATTCGGTTCCAGGAATAAGTTTGTTCAAATTGGTCACGTAGGCTTGATGATGTTTGCCGTAATGATACTCTAGGGTTTCACTGGAAATATGGGGTTCTAACGCATTCTTGGCATATGGTAACTCAGGCAATGTAAATGTCATCCTAATCTCCTATTATTTTATTTTGCCGGTAAGTTTAGCAGGAAGGACATGATATTCAATGAAGATCGTCGATAATAACGAAAAAAGCAGTGAGGTGACAGTAACTCCTGGCGTGATGTTATAAAAGAACATGAGCGAGTACCTGATATCAGGATTTCTTTGGTTATTATTAGATCAAATGGGACATTAGTTGGCTTTTTGCCTAGGATCTGTTAATCTATTGTGCTAAAAATTTATTGGTTGCGGGCCCAACAGGTTTTCGCGATAATGAGTGTAATTAATTTTATTATTTAAGGTGTGTGAGTGGAAACTTTAGAAAAAATTAAAAAGCAAATAGCAGAAAATGCCATTCTACTTTATATGAAAGGATCGCCAAAAATGCCACAATGCGGATTTTCTGCGCGTGCGGTACAATGCATTGAGTCATGTGGTGTCGATTTTGCCTATGTCGATGTTCTAGCTAATCCTGACATTCGCCAAACATTACCACAATATTCTGATTGGCCGACTTTCCCACAACTCTATGTGAAGGGAGAGTTAATCGGTGGTTCTGATATTATTGCCGAGCTGTTCCAACAAGGTGAATTAGAAACCATGTTGCGTGATGCAATTGCGGCATAATGAATGAGTGAATACCATAAATAATAACTAAAATGACGGAGATCATAGAATGAGTGTATTAGTGGGACGAAAAGCCCCTGATTTTACCGTAGCGGCTGTTATGCCTAACGGTGAGATTATGGATAAATTTAATTTACACGAGCATTTAAAAGGTAAGTACGGTCTCGTATTTTTTTATCCTCTTGATTTTACTTTTGTATGTCCTTCTGAATTGATTGCTTTAGATCATCGACTCGATGAGTTCAAAAGCCGTAATGTGGAAGTGGTGGCTGTTTCTATTGATTCACACTTTACTCATAACGCATACAGAAATACTCCAATTAATAAGGGAGGCATAGGTCCTGTTCGCTTTACTATGGCTGCTGACATTACCCATAGTATTTGCCAATCTTATGGAGTTGAACATCCTGCTGCAGGTGTGGCATTCCGCGGCGCATTTATTATTGATACGAATGGCGTAGTCCGCTCACAAATCGTTAATGATTTGCCTATCGGTCGTAATATGGATGAAATTATAAGAATCATTGATGCGGTACAGCACTTTGAAGAAAATGGTGAAGTGTGTCCGGCAGGCTGGCAAAAAGGTAAAGCCGGGATGAAGGCA
Encoded here:
- the sodB gene encoding superoxide dismutase [Fe]; the encoded protein is MTFTLPELPYAKNALEPHISSETLEYHYGKHHQAYVTNLNKLIPGTEFESMDLEEIIKKSKGGIFNNAAQVWNHTFYWHCLSPNGGGEPKGKLAEAINKHFESFSKFKEQFTQTAITTFGSGWAWLVQDNTGALKIISTSNAGTPMTEGLTALLTCDVWEHAYYIDYRNVRPDYVSAFWALVNWDFVAGNLK
- a CDS encoding peroxiredoxin; translated protein: MSVLVGRKAPDFTVAAVMPNGEIMDKFNLHEHLKGKYGLVFFYPLDFTFVCPSELIALDHRLDEFKSRNVEVVAVSIDSHFTHNAYRNTPINKGGIGPVRFTMAADITHSICQSYGVEHPAAGVAFRGAFIIDTNGVVRSQIVNDLPIGRNMDEIIRIIDAVQHFEENGEVCPAGWQKGKAGMKASTEGVAAYLAEHSENL
- the grxD gene encoding Grx4 family monothiol glutaredoxin; the protein is METLEKIKKQIAENAILLYMKGSPKMPQCGFSARAVQCIESCGVDFAYVDVLANPDIRQTLPQYSDWPTFPQLYVKGELIGGSDIIAELFQQGELETMLRDAIAA
- a CDS encoding aspartate aminotransferase family protein, yielding MALITSYNPMPITFTHGEGVWLYDEHGKSYLDALSGIAVCGLGHAHPDVTKTIQQQAAKLIHTSNTFHIKQQELLAEKLTTMTGMEQAFFANSGAEANEAAIKLTRLFGHKKGIETPSIIVMERAFHGRTMATLTASGSRKVQAGFEPLVPGFIRAPFNDLDAIHTIAANREDVVAVMLEPIQGEGGIYAAEESYLRALAKLCDQHDWMLILDEIQTGNGRTGKLFTYMHYDIQPDVLTTAKGLGNGVPIGACLMSKRAKDLFKPGNHGSTFGGNPLACATALTVLEVIERDKICDKVAKNSALLMEQLIKNLGENPSVKGIRGKGYMIGIELDRPAIDARLLGLANGILFNVTADTVVRLLPPLIINEAEIEELVNRLTRTLNQFLSN